Proteins encoded within one genomic window of Polypterus senegalus isolate Bchr_013 chromosome 6, ASM1683550v1, whole genome shotgun sequence:
- the lrrc3 gene encoding leucine-rich repeat-containing protein 3, which yields MLQVPCFTLGRILLLLMVTLQSISSCPKICHCTEKNGMKTVHCTSRNLETIPTDLPKDTVSLLLDSNKITKIPNNAFKDLYHLQELDLSKNAIETVDTSAFKGVAEGLHLLDLSHNLIQSVPKEAFTKLKGKIRLANNPWHCECSLQEVLRELKLDPETVNEISCQTSVQEEYVGKPLIQVLDSGINFCNFHHKTTDVAMFVTMFGWFTMVISYIVYYVRHNQEDARRHLEYLKSLPSTQISKDFDTISTVL from the coding sequence ATGCTCCAAGTTCCATGTTTCACGCTGGGCAGAATTCTTCTTTTGCTTATGGTAACTCTACAATCGATTTCTTCATGCCCCAAGATATGCCATTGCACTGAGAAAAATGGAATGAAAACTGTTCATTGTACATCCCGCAACTTGGAAACAATACCTACAGACCTGCCAAAAGATACTGTCTCTTTGCTCTTGGACTcgaacaaaatcacaaaaataccaAACAATGCATTCAAGGACCTTTACCATCTTCAAGAACTGGACTTATCAAAGAATGCTATTGAGACAGTTGATACCAGCGCATTCAAAGGTGTGGCAGAAGGGCTTCATCTGCTTGATCTGTCACACAACCTCATTCAGAGTGTCCCCAAAGAGGCCTTCACCAAATTAAAGGGTAAGATCCGCCTTGCAAATAACCCATGGCACTGTGAGTGCTCATTACAGGAGGTGCTACGGGAGCTCAAGCTTGACCCAGAAACTGTCAATGAGATCAGTTGCCAGACTTCAGTGCAAGAGGAGTATGTGGGAAAGCCCTTGATCCAGGTCCTGGACTCTGGCATTAACTTTTGCAATTTTCACCATAAGACAACTGATGTGGCAATGTTTGTAACCATGTTTGGCTGGTTCACAATGGTAatttcatatattgtatattatgtaAGGCACAATCAGGAAGATGCCAGGCGGCACCTGGAATACTTGAAGTCACTTCCTAGCACCCAAATTTCAAAGGACTTTGATACGATTAGCACAGTTCTATaa